A stretch of DNA from Rhizobium sp. EC-SD404:
CCCGCATATCGGGCTCCTGCATCGCGGCACCGAAAAGCTGATCGAGCACAAGACCTATACGCAGGCGATCCCGTATTTCGACCGCCTCGACTATGTTGCGCCGATGAACCAGGAGCACGCTTTCGCGCTTGCCGTGGAGCGTCTCGCAGGCGTCGAGGTGCCGATCCGCGGCCAGTTGATCCGCGTGCTCTATTCCGAGATCGGCCGCATTCTCTCGCATCTTCTGAACGTGACCACGCAGGCGATGGACGTCGGTGCACTGACGCCGCCGCTCTGGGGCTTCGAAGAGCGCGAAAAGCTGATGGTGTTCTACGAGCGGGCGTCCGGATCGCGCATGCATGCCGCCTATGTGCGGCCGGGCGGCGTTCACCAGGACCTGCCGGAACAGCTCGTCGAGGACATCGGCAAGTGGTGCGACCCGTTCCTCAAGACGGTCGACGACATCGACGAGCTTTTGACGGAAAACCGCATCTTCAAGCAGCGTAACGCCGATATCGGCGTCGTGACGCTCGACGAATGCTGGGCCTGGGGTTTCTCGGGCGTGATGGTGCGCGGCTCGGGCGCTGCCTGGGATCTGCGCCGCTCGCAGCCCTACGAGTGCTATTCGGATTTCGAATTCGACATTCCGATCGGCAAGAACGGCGATTGCTACGATCGATATCTCATCCGCATGGAAGAGATGCGCCAGTCGGCCCGCATCATGAAACAGTGCGTCGAGCGCCTGCTCGGCAAGGAAAAACTTGGCCCGGTCTCATCGCGCGACGGCAAGATCGTCGCGCCGAAGCGGGGCGAGATGAAGCGCTCGATGGAAGCGCTCATCCACCACTTCAAGCTCTACACTGAAGGCTATCGCGTGCCGGAAGGCGAAGTTTACGCCGCCGTCGAAGCGCCGAAGGGGGAGTTCGGGGTCTATCTCGTGTCGGATGGCACGAACCGGCCGTATC
This window harbors:
- a CDS encoding NADH-quinone oxidoreductase subunit D, coding for MNEHNVRNFNINFGPQHPAAHGVLRLVLELDGEIVERVDPHIGLLHRGTEKLIEHKTYTQAIPYFDRLDYVAPMNQEHAFALAVERLAGVEVPIRGQLIRVLYSEIGRILSHLLNVTTQAMDVGALTPPLWGFEEREKLMVFYERASGSRMHAAYVRPGGVHQDLPEQLVEDIGKWCDPFLKTVDDIDELLTENRIFKQRNADIGVVTLDECWAWGFSGVMVRGSGAAWDLRRSQPYECYSDFEFDIPIGKNGDCYDRYLIRMEEMRQSARIMKQCVERLLGKEKLGPVSSRDGKIVAPKRGEMKRSMEALIHHFKLYTEGYRVPEGEVYAAVEAPKGEFGVYLVSDGTNRPYRCKIRAPGYAHLQAMDFICRGHQLADVSAILGSLDIVFGEVDR